Proteins from one Pseudomonas bijieensis genomic window:
- a CDS encoding patatin-like phospholipase family protein: MTPAEPVTGLILSGGGARAAYQVGVLAAIAELLPDGADNPFPVIVGTSAGAINAVSLASGAMDFKSAIERLTAFWQAVRSHQVMRSDWRGVLAQSMRFITHSLLGLGAKLPVALIDSSPLRELLQAQFHASGIEQAIVERQLRAVAVTAFGYESGQAVTFYQGRGTIDAWLRHRRIGVPTQLSVEHLLASSAIPLLFAPVRIGPQYFGDGAVRQSAPISPALHLGANRVLVIGVSGNPRGAGGQDPTERSYTGLQPTLAQIGGHMLNSTFIDSLESDIELLERLNGFSHLLPDDVPAHALGATPVEVLVISPSQPIDEIAARHRQELPRALRVFLRGPGATKTSGAGVLSYLLFEAGYCSELIELGRQDALAQREELSRFLGLS; encoded by the coding sequence ATGACCCCAGCTGAACCGGTTACAGGTTTGATTCTTTCCGGCGGCGGGGCTCGGGCGGCATATCAAGTGGGCGTGTTGGCGGCGATTGCCGAGTTGTTGCCAGACGGTGCGGACAACCCATTCCCGGTGATCGTCGGTACCTCGGCCGGGGCGATCAACGCAGTCAGCCTGGCGAGCGGGGCGATGGACTTCAAGAGCGCCATCGAGCGACTGACGGCGTTCTGGCAAGCGGTGCGCAGCCATCAGGTGATGCGCAGCGACTGGCGCGGCGTGCTGGCCCAGTCAATGCGTTTCATCACCCACAGCCTGCTGGGCCTGGGGGCCAAGTTGCCGGTGGCGCTGATCGACAGTTCGCCGCTGCGCGAACTGCTCCAGGCCCAATTCCACGCCTCGGGCATCGAGCAGGCCATCGTCGAACGGCAATTGCGAGCGGTGGCGGTGACGGCGTTCGGTTATGAGTCCGGCCAGGCCGTCACGTTCTACCAGGGGCGCGGGACCATCGATGCCTGGCTACGCCACCGGCGTATCGGTGTGCCGACGCAGTTGTCGGTGGAGCACCTGCTGGCCAGCTCGGCGATCCCTTTGTTGTTCGCGCCGGTCAGGATCGGCCCGCAATACTTCGGTGATGGCGCGGTGCGGCAATCGGCGCCCATCAGCCCGGCCTTGCACCTGGGGGCCAATCGCGTGCTGGTGATCGGTGTCAGTGGCAACCCCCGTGGTGCCGGCGGGCAGGATCCCACAGAGCGCAGCTACACCGGCCTGCAACCGACCCTGGCGCAGATCGGTGGCCATATGCTCAACAGCACGTTCATTGATAGCCTGGAAAGCGACATCGAGTTGCTCGAGCGCCTGAACGGGTTCAGTCACCTGCTGCCCGATGATGTGCCGGCCCATGCCCTCGGCGCGACACCGGTGGAGGTGCTGGTGATTTCACCCAGCCAGCCGATCGATGAAATCGCTGCTCGCCATCGTCAGGAGCTGCCCCGCGCGTTGCGGGTATTCTTGCGCGGGCCGGGCGCGACCAAGACCAGCGGCGCGGGAGTGCTGAGTTATCTGTTGTTCGAGGCGGGGTATTGCAGCGAGCTGATCGAGCTGGGGCGTCAGGATGCGTTGGCGCAGCGTGAGGAACTGAGTCGGTTCTTGGGGTTGTCCTGA
- a CDS encoding outer membrane protein OmpK, with amino-acid sequence MNHTCTSLILAGSLLVAGQAMADDLFQWQNNSLTYLYGKDFQVNPRIQQTVTFEHADAWKYGDNFFFLDRIFYNGQDDSQSGPNTYYGEFSPRLSFGKIFDQKLELGPIKDVLLAMTYEFGEGDNESYLIGPGFDLAIPGFDYFQLNFYNRQTEGPRAGDNVWQITPVWAYTVPVGSSDILIDGFIDWVVDNDSNSKGTYHANLHINPQIKYDLGKALKLGAKQLYVGVEYDYWKNKYGIEDSDGFKTNQSNTSFLLKYHF; translated from the coding sequence ATGAACCACACGTGTACCAGCCTGATACTCGCAGGATCCTTGTTGGTCGCGGGCCAAGCGATGGCCGACGACCTGTTCCAGTGGCAGAACAACAGCCTGACCTACCTGTATGGCAAGGATTTCCAGGTCAACCCGCGCATCCAGCAGACCGTGACCTTCGAACACGCCGACGCCTGGAAGTACGGGGACAATTTCTTCTTCCTCGATCGGATCTTCTACAACGGCCAGGACGACAGCCAGTCCGGTCCGAACACCTACTACGGTGAGTTCAGCCCGCGCCTGTCGTTCGGCAAGATCTTCGACCAGAAGCTGGAACTGGGCCCGATCAAGGATGTGCTGCTGGCCATGACTTATGAGTTCGGCGAAGGCGACAACGAGTCCTACCTGATCGGCCCGGGCTTCGACCTGGCGATCCCCGGCTTCGACTACTTCCAGCTGAACTTCTACAACCGCCAGACCGAAGGCCCACGCGCCGGCGACAACGTCTGGCAGATCACCCCGGTCTGGGCCTACACCGTACCGGTGGGTTCATCGGACATCCTGATCGACGGTTTCATCGACTGGGTGGTGGACAACGACAGCAACTCCAAAGGCACCTACCACGCCAACCTGCACATCAACCCGCAGATCAAGTATGACCTGGGCAAGGCGTTGAAGCTCGGCGCCAAGCAGTTGTATGTGGGCGTGGAGTATGACTATTGGAAGAACAAGTACGGGATCGAAGACAGCGATGGCTTCAAGACCAACCAGAGCAATACCAGCTTCTTGCTGAAGTATCACTTCTGA